In Streptomyces sp. NBC_00878, a single window of DNA contains:
- the pqqD gene encoding pyrroloquinoline quinone biosynthesis peptide chaperone PqqD — protein MVADAEAWTPVLSRSVMLRHDRVRGTDLLLMPERVVVLRGSAGAVLRLCDGRREVRAIVAELAERFPGASVATEVPGFLLRLREEGWLR, from the coding sequence ATCGTTGCGGACGCCGAGGCCTGGACCCCGGTGCTGAGCCGGTCCGTCATGCTCCGGCACGACCGGGTGCGCGGCACCGACCTGTTGCTCATGCCGGAGCGCGTGGTCGTGCTGCGGGGCAGCGCGGGCGCGGTGCTGAGGCTCTGCGACGGCCGACGTGAAGTCCGGGCGATCGTCGCCGAGTTGGCCGAACGGTTTCCCGGCGCGTCCGTCGCCACGGAGGTCCCGGGGTTCCTGTTACGCCTGCGCGAGGAGGGCTGGCTGCGATGA
- a CDS encoding sorbosone dehydrogenase family protein, with amino-acid sequence MTRRALTAGAALSLTGLLLTGVTGLGTAQADTANTTDTVDTVGIVAPAGAEGVPTSVTTLTTGLTVPWGVGWLPDGSHSLVTERDDFRVWKVTPEGVKTQVGTVPNSQTTGGEGGLMGVAVDPDWATNHYVYFMHTAAEGNRIARMTYNGTSLSGYTVLLRGISKATFHNGGRLAFGPDGYLYATTGDAQNTSLAQNPNSLNGKILRLTTSGQPAPGNPFGNYVYSLGHRNPQGIAFDRNGRLWEAEFGNTRFDELNLIKPGANYGWPTCEGTCSTAGMTNPKKTWTTGEASPSAIAIADNVVYMAALRGERLWRIPIDGDTENVGTATAYYVGTYGRLRTVLKVPGSEQLWLTTTNADGPGGQPDGADRVLRVTLG; translated from the coding sequence ATGACACGCAGAGCGCTGACCGCGGGCGCGGCCCTGTCCCTGACCGGGCTGCTGCTCACGGGAGTCACCGGACTCGGAACCGCCCAGGCCGACACTGCCAACACCACAGATACCGTCGACACCGTCGGCATTGTCGCTCCCGCGGGAGCCGAGGGCGTACCGACATCCGTCACCACCCTCACCACCGGGCTCACCGTCCCCTGGGGCGTCGGCTGGCTGCCCGACGGCTCCCACTCCCTGGTCACCGAGCGCGACGACTTCCGCGTCTGGAAGGTCACCCCCGAAGGCGTCAAGACCCAGGTCGGGACCGTCCCCAACAGCCAGACCACCGGCGGCGAGGGTGGCCTCATGGGCGTGGCCGTCGACCCCGACTGGGCCACCAACCACTACGTCTACTTCATGCACACCGCCGCCGAAGGCAACCGCATCGCCCGCATGACGTACAACGGCACCTCGCTCAGCGGCTACACGGTGCTCCTGCGCGGCATCAGCAAGGCCACCTTCCACAACGGCGGACGGCTCGCCTTCGGCCCCGACGGCTATCTGTACGCCACGACCGGCGACGCCCAGAACACCTCCCTCGCCCAGAACCCGAACTCCCTCAACGGCAAGATCCTGCGCCTGACCACCTCCGGGCAGCCGGCCCCCGGCAACCCCTTCGGCAACTACGTCTACAGCCTCGGCCACCGCAACCCGCAGGGCATCGCCTTCGACCGCAACGGACGGCTGTGGGAGGCCGAGTTCGGCAACACCCGGTTCGACGAACTCAACCTGATCAAGCCCGGCGCCAACTACGGCTGGCCCACCTGTGAGGGCACCTGCTCGACCGCCGGGATGACCAACCCGAAGAAGACCTGGACCACCGGCGAGGCCTCGCCCAGCGCCATCGCCATCGCCGACAACGTCGTCTACATGGCCGCGCTGCGCGGCGAGCGACTCTGGCGCATCCCCATCGACGGCGACACCGAGAACGTGGGTACGGCGACGGCGTACTACGTCGGTACGTACGGTCGGCTCCGTACGGTGCTCAAGGTGCCCGGCAGTGAACAGCTGTGGCTGACGACCACCAACGCCGACGGCCCCGGAGGCCAGCCGGACGGCGCGGACCGCGTCCTGCGGGTCACCCTCGGCTGA
- a CDS encoding XRE family transcriptional regulator — translation MTRTTTSPERARLAAALRDLRTRTGLSLTGLAERTAFSKSSWERYLNGKSVPPRDAVRALCRLASEPEDRCLALWEIAESEWSGRGAQPQPQPQAPAPAPAPAPARRTDATAQESATDSEPVPAEASAPASRDVTRAERRGAAVAVLVSVCAVVVGGVAVALFFLLGQDAPRSSPSASLSASPSVAGPGCRGAACEGKSPMDMKCGVGPQTLASHRTASGAMLELRYSEACGTSWARMWETRIGDRLTVTADGSPRPAEIRVEVEDSADTAAYVYTPMTATRSGTVVRACFRPAPDGREECFEGRVR, via the coding sequence ATGACGCGCACGACGACGTCGCCGGAACGTGCACGACTGGCGGCGGCGCTACGGGACCTGCGGACACGTACCGGCCTGAGCCTGACGGGACTGGCGGAACGGACCGCGTTCAGCAAGTCGTCCTGGGAGCGCTATCTCAACGGCAAGTCCGTGCCGCCGCGCGACGCGGTACGGGCACTGTGCCGACTCGCCTCCGAGCCGGAGGACCGATGCCTGGCGCTGTGGGAGATCGCGGAATCGGAGTGGTCCGGACGCGGGGCTCAACCACAGCCACAGCCCCAGGCACCGGCACCGGCACCGGCACCGGCACCGGCACGGCGTACGGATGCGACGGCACAGGAGTCAGCGACCGATTCGGAACCCGTCCCGGCCGAGGCGTCCGCTCCGGCCTCGCGGGATGTCACGCGCGCCGAGCGCAGGGGCGCGGCCGTGGCGGTGCTCGTGTCGGTGTGTGCCGTGGTTGTCGGCGGTGTGGCGGTGGCCCTCTTCTTCCTTCTGGGCCAGGACGCACCGCGCTCGTCCCCGTCCGCGTCCCTCTCCGCGTCCCCGTCCGTAGCCGGGCCCGGCTGCCGGGGAGCGGCGTGCGAGGGCAAGAGCCCCATGGACATGAAGTGCGGGGTCGGTCCGCAGACCCTCGCCTCGCACCGCACGGCGTCGGGAGCCATGCTGGAACTGCGCTACAGCGAGGCCTGCGGGACCAGTTGGGCCCGGATGTGGGAGACCCGGATCGGCGACCGGCTCACCGTGACCGCGGACGGCAGCCCGCGGCCCGCCGAGATCCGGGTCGAGGTCGAGGACAGCGCCGACACGGCGGCGTACGTCTACACGCCGATGACCGCCACCCGCTCCGGCACGGTCGTTCGGGCCTGCTTCCGCCCGGCGCCGGACGGCCGGGAGGAGTGCTTCGAGGGCCGCGTCCGCTGA
- the pqqE gene encoding pyrroloquinoline quinone biosynthesis protein PqqE, translating to MTESPATPAAPPWALLAELTHGCPLHCAYCSNPVELVRGSAELRTGEWADVMRQAGELGVVHTHLSGGEPLLRRDLPEIVGAADAAGIYTQLVTSGVGLTRERLTILIERGLRSVQLSVQHAESAASDRIAGSRSFAAKRKAAALVREAGLPLGLNVVLHRGNLDAVDALLSLALDWGAERIELANTQFYGWAMVNRDRLLPGREQLDRARAVVEARREHMAGRVEVVWVVPDYVDGIAKPCMGGWGAVSLTVAPDGTVLPCPAAATLPGLDAPNVKDRSLEWTWHHSPAFQRYRGTDWMAAPCRSCPQRDTDLGGCRCQAYALTGDASRTDPVCRLSPDHGLVRTLVDASLSAPTLPMVPRSHPPRGAPQGPRSV from the coding sequence ATGACCGAGAGCCCCGCCACGCCGGCCGCCCCTCCCTGGGCGCTGCTCGCGGAACTCACCCACGGCTGCCCGTTGCACTGCGCGTACTGCTCCAACCCCGTGGAACTGGTCCGCGGATCCGCCGAACTCCGTACCGGCGAGTGGGCCGACGTCATGCGCCAGGCCGGGGAGCTGGGCGTCGTCCACACGCACCTCTCCGGCGGTGAGCCGCTGCTGCGGCGCGATCTGCCCGAGATCGTCGGGGCGGCCGACGCGGCGGGCATCTACACCCAGTTGGTCACCAGTGGCGTCGGCCTGACCCGGGAGCGGCTGACCATCCTCATCGAGCGCGGGCTGCGCAGCGTCCAACTGTCCGTGCAGCATGCCGAGTCCGCCGCCTCCGACCGGATCGCCGGGAGCCGCTCCTTCGCCGCCAAGCGGAAGGCCGCGGCCCTGGTCCGGGAGGCGGGACTGCCGTTGGGCCTGAACGTCGTACTCCACCGGGGCAACCTGGACGCGGTCGATGCCCTCTTATCCCTCGCGTTGGACTGGGGAGCGGAGCGGATCGAGCTGGCGAACACCCAGTTCTACGGCTGGGCGATGGTCAACCGGGACCGACTGCTGCCCGGCCGCGAACAGCTCGACCGGGCACGGGCCGTCGTCGAGGCCCGGCGGGAGCACATGGCCGGACGTGTGGAGGTGGTGTGGGTGGTGCCGGACTACGTCGATGGAATCGCCAAACCCTGTATGGGTGGCTGGGGCGCCGTCTCGCTGACCGTGGCCCCCGACGGCACGGTGCTGCCCTGCCCGGCCGCCGCCACCCTGCCGGGGCTCGACGCCCCGAACGTCAAAGACCGCTCCCTGGAGTGGACCTGGCACCACTCGCCCGCCTTCCAACGCTATCGGGGCACCGACTGGATGGCCGCGCCCTGCCGCTCCTGTCCTCAGCGGGACACGGACCTCGGCGGCTGCCGCTGCCAGGCGTACGCGCTCACCGGCGACGCCTCCCGCACCGATCCCGTGTGCCGACTGTCGCCCGATCACGGCCTGGTACGGACACTCGTCGACGCGTCCCTGTCGGCGCCGACCCTCCCGATGGTCCCCCGTTCCCATCCCCCGCGAGGCGCCCCACAGGGCCCTCGCAGCGTGTGA
- the pqqC gene encoding pyrroloquinoline-quinone synthase PqqC, producing the protein MTTTPLRDTTAQDATAQDALAQDTTAQDATAQRTNPQDRQDPWSRPEFEERLRDVAATRYHDRHTFNVRMHEGALTPAELRRWITNRFHYQRHIPVKDALILAKFEDPALRRMWLRRIVDHDGVREGEGGIERWLRLGEAAGLGRERLWSGEDVLPGVRLAVDGYVNFCRLRSPLEAVAASLTELSAPGLMRTRIAAFEHHYPWIEAEGLAYFRTRVEQGGRDSAEALDLVERWALTREKQERAVAALAFKCDVLWSLLDAVDGAGERP; encoded by the coding sequence GTGACGACAACACCCTTACGGGACACGACTGCCCAGGACGCGACTGCGCAGGACGCGCTTGCCCAGGACACGACTGCCCAGGACGCGACTGCCCAGCGCACGAACCCCCAGGACCGGCAGGACCCCTGGAGCCGCCCGGAGTTCGAAGAGCGCCTGCGCGATGTCGCCGCCACCCGCTACCACGACCGCCACACCTTCAACGTACGGATGCACGAAGGTGCGCTCACCCCGGCCGAGTTGCGCCGCTGGATCACCAACCGCTTCCACTACCAGCGGCACATCCCCGTCAAGGACGCCCTGATCCTCGCCAAGTTCGAGGACCCGGCACTCCGCCGCATGTGGCTGCGCAGGATCGTCGACCACGACGGCGTACGGGAGGGGGAGGGCGGCATCGAGCGCTGGCTGCGGCTCGGTGAGGCGGCCGGACTCGGCCGGGAGCGGCTGTGGTCCGGCGAGGACGTACTGCCCGGGGTGCGGCTGGCGGTCGACGGTTACGTCAACTTCTGCCGGCTCAGGTCCCCGCTGGAGGCCGTCGCCGCCTCGCTCACCGAGTTGTCCGCTCCCGGGCTGATGCGCACCCGCATCGCCGCCTTCGAGCACCACTACCCGTGGATCGAGGCCGAGGGGCTCGCCTACTTCCGTACGCGTGTCGAGCAGGGCGGCCGGGACAGTGCCGAGGCGCTCGACCTCGTCGAACGGTGGGCGCTCACCCGCGAGAAGCAGGAACGGGCCGTCGCCGCGCTCGCCTTCAAGTGCGACGTGCTGTGGTCGCTGCTCGATGCTGTGGACGGAGCGGGGGAGCGGCCGTGA
- a CDS encoding peptidoglycan-binding protein has product MSRWKALPEELDPRVRQLVIRLRRLKDHSGLSLRQLATKSGYSASSWERYLGGRSLPPREAVEALARISGDEPTRLLVLHEVAAEAWADGRAGRSALEAREAADATATSGATVPTSATGTVEASEVRQPAGADSFGPDSIGPDSPSVPNEETRHGRSLRVALVAGTVALVLAVSSAVLLFVRLSDDESSASASPLGSATSLASPSPSPPPSGPRSYACVVERTGDRWYAGNSRTLDATLAEGLAGPEVAEAQCLLRRAGLSPGAIDGIFGPHTKRAVKQLQKRAGLVVDGLIGPHTWEALRR; this is encoded by the coding sequence ATGTCGCGTTGGAAAGCTCTGCCCGAGGAACTGGATCCGCGTGTCCGGCAGTTGGTGATCCGCCTGCGCCGGCTCAAGGACCACAGCGGGCTGAGCCTGCGGCAACTGGCGACGAAATCGGGATACAGCGCGTCGTCCTGGGAACGGTACCTGGGCGGGCGGTCGTTGCCGCCCCGGGAGGCCGTCGAGGCACTGGCCCGGATCTCCGGTGACGAGCCGACCCGACTGCTCGTGTTGCACGAAGTCGCCGCCGAGGCCTGGGCGGACGGACGCGCGGGCAGATCGGCATTGGAGGCACGGGAAGCAGCCGACGCGACTGCCACAAGCGGGGCAACTGTGCCAACCAGCGCAACTGGCACGGTTGAAGCCTCTGAAGTACGTCAGCCGGCCGGGGCCGACAGCTTCGGCCCGGACAGCATCGGGCCGGACAGCCCGTCGGTCCCGAACGAGGAGACACGGCACGGGCGTTCGCTGCGCGTCGCGCTCGTGGCGGGGACCGTGGCACTGGTGCTCGCCGTCTCGTCAGCGGTCCTGCTGTTCGTGCGGCTCTCGGACGACGAGAGCAGCGCGTCGGCCTCCCCCCTCGGCTCGGCCACCTCGCTCGCGTCGCCTTCGCCGTCGCCGCCGCCGTCCGGGCCGCGTTCGTACGCCTGCGTGGTGGAACGGACCGGCGACCGCTGGTACGCGGGCAACAGCCGCACGCTGGACGCCACCCTGGCGGAGGGCCTCGCCGGTCCGGAGGTGGCCGAGGCACAGTGCCTGCTGCGCAGGGCGGGCCTCTCCCCGGGGGCCATAGACGGAATCTTCGGCCCGCACACCAAACGCGCGGTCAAGCAACTGCAGAAACGGGCGGGCCTCGTCGTGGACGGCCTCATCGGCCCGCACACCTGGGAGGCACTCCGCCGATGA
- a CDS encoding cytochrome P450, with amino-acid sequence MSVVDSFPLGAATTLAELAQDPHERLALLRAHEPVSWVPELDGWLVTRRDLALGVMRDAATFTVDDPRFSTAQVVGPSMLSLDGDEHARHREPFNQPFRPREVRDGFASFIERESDRLITALEPTGAVEVRRAFAGPLAVAVVTEALGLVGTDATTVLAWYDSIVRSVSDITAGHEAGPAGTAAYARLRAAVEATVAERGGSSLLGSAAGRLALPEVASNAAVLMFGGIETTEGMITNALLHLLRHPGQLALVRADIDLLDGAIEESLRLEPGAAVVDRYATRDTVLGPATIRKGDLVTVSLTGANRDPAVFADPDRFDVRRENARLQLAFAHGPHYCLAAHLARLETRIALQHLLERLPALRLDPDHPTTPYGLVFRKPLTLHVLWDSAA; translated from the coding sequence ATGAGCGTCGTCGACTCCTTTCCGCTCGGTGCCGCGACCACGCTCGCCGAACTCGCCCAGGATCCGCATGAGCGACTGGCGTTGCTGCGCGCGCATGAGCCGGTGTCATGGGTGCCGGAGCTGGACGGCTGGCTGGTGACCCGGCGTGACCTCGCGCTCGGTGTGATGCGGGACGCCGCGACCTTCACCGTCGACGACCCCCGGTTCTCCACCGCGCAGGTCGTCGGGCCCAGCATGCTGTCCCTGGACGGTGACGAGCACGCCCGCCACCGCGAGCCCTTCAATCAGCCCTTCCGCCCGCGGGAGGTCCGTGACGGCTTCGCCTCGTTCATCGAGCGGGAGTCCGACCGGCTCATCACCGCGCTGGAACCGACGGGCGCCGTCGAAGTGCGACGTGCCTTCGCCGGCCCGCTCGCGGTCGCCGTCGTGACCGAGGCACTCGGGCTGGTCGGCACCGACGCGACCACGGTGCTTGCCTGGTACGACTCCATCGTCCGCTCGGTCTCGGACATCACCGCCGGACACGAGGCGGGGCCCGCCGGGACGGCGGCGTACGCGCGGCTACGGGCGGCGGTGGAAGCCACCGTCGCTGAGCGGGGCGGGTCGTCGCTCCTCGGCTCCGCCGCCGGGCGGCTGGCGCTGCCCGAAGTGGCCTCCAACGCCGCGGTTCTGATGTTCGGAGGCATCGAGACCACCGAGGGGATGATCACCAACGCGCTGCTGCATCTGCTCCGACACCCCGGCCAACTCGCTTTGGTCCGGGCCGACATCGACCTCCTGGACGGCGCGATCGAGGAATCGCTGCGCCTCGAACCCGGGGCGGCGGTCGTGGACCGCTATGCCACCCGCGACACCGTGCTCGGCCCGGCCACGATCCGCAAGGGCGACCTGGTCACCGTCTCCCTGACGGGCGCCAACCGCGACCCGGCCGTCTTCGCCGACCCCGACCGGTTCGACGTCCGCCGCGAGAACGCACGCCTCCAACTGGCCTTCGCCCACGGCCCGCACTACTGCCTCGCCGCGCACCTGGCCCGCCTGGAGACCCGTATCGCCCTTCAGCACCTGCTCGAACGCCTCCCTGCCCTGCGGCTCGACCCGGACCACCCCACCACACCGTACGGTCTGGTCTTCCGCAAGCCGCTCACCCTGCACGTGCTGTGGGACAGCGCAGCCTGA